TAAGCTAGCTTGTTTATAAAAATAGGAAAAATTTCGTTTTTTCTTATTTTATAGTAGAGAAATCCATGCTTATTAAATAACGATTGTTATTTTAATGTTCAAAACCAATGACTAAAATACGATGGACCTAGAGAAAAGTTTATTTTTTACCGCCGTCAAATTCATCGTCAAGTAGAGATAAGAATCCTTAAAAATAGAGAGAAACCCGTCTTATTTCTCGTTTCATTTAAAAAGAAGAATCTTTTGTTCATTAAATCAAAGACCCCCAATGAAGTCAATTATTCTGATTAAGGCAGGTTTATTTGTCATGCTTAAAACGAAAAGCACCTCAGTTGAAAGGAGGTGAAAATAGAAGATGTTAAACAAAGTAAAAAAACTTATTTTTACAGCGATAGTTTTTACTCTAGTGTGCATTCCTTTAAAAGCCGAGGCATTAGGTTATGTTGATGCCCCTCAAAGTGTTCCCTTGGACCAGATTTTTGTGACACCCAAAGGAGCAAACAGCTATGTTGAAGGAAATAATGTCGTAATCACGGATAAAAAAGTGAGTCAAATTGGGAGTATTTTTTCTACAGAGCAAAATAAAATGGATCTATCAAAAGACTTTTACTCTGAAATGTATATATACATTGATGGCGATGCGGACGGTATTGCTTATGTGATGCATAATGATCCTGATAAAATTGCTAATTTTTCTGGATTAGTCGGATCTGGATTGTCGATTTATGGTGATAAAGTTGTTTATGGTTCACCTAACAAAGTCGGAGGCAAGCAATTAAAAAATAGTTTTGCAATCGAATTTGATACGTATTTCAACGGTGATAGTTATGACTCTGGCTTAAATAAAAACTCAGATAAAGGGCATATTGCGTATTCTTTTCCAGACAAACTTTCTTCTTATAAGTACAAAAGTCCGTCTACTTCAATTACTGGAATTAATCATTCAGGTCTGCAATATCCGACATTTAAGCTTGGAGACGGGCAATGGCGTTTGTTAAAGATTCAATGGACTGCTTGGAATGCAAGCAATGTTGGGAATTTAACGTATACATTTGGTGATTTAGCTTCAGTTTCAGTACCTATTTCCAGAGATACGTTTGGCACAGATAGCGTTTATTGGGGATTTACTGGTTCAACGGGTGCCTTGTCTGAAAAAGCTGTGGTTGCATTTAAATCAGTACCTGGATTGGTAAATTACACCGAAAATGTTGAGTTTATGAATACTGAAGGAAAAAAAATTCAAAGTATCACACAAGATTCTGAGGTGACAGTACACTATTCAGGGCAATATACAGGCGGTAAACAAAACATGATTCAACCAACATTCAAGTTTGCTTTGTCACCAAATCAAGTATACCAACAAGGCACACTTCTTTTAAATGGTGTTCCTGCAACCCCGACGTATATCAATAATGAGCTAGCAATTCCGTTATCCAAAGATTTATCAGCAACGAATCCGATCGTCGATATTCAGTTTAAAGTGAAAGATACTAAAGTGACTAATGATACAAAGTTGACACTAACAGCACAGGCGGTTGCTAAAAATATTATCTCAGGGAAAGATGCTTCATATGATATAACGTACGACTTTGAGGCTCCAATTGGATTCGGTAAATTAACGTTTATTGATGCGGGAGATTCCAAAGCAATATCAGACGCTTCTGACTATAGTACTTTTCTATTGCACTATGAAGATGATTTTTCACCCAAAGATAAAATAAAAATCACGTTAAAAGCGGGGCAGGATATTGAAAGTGTTGTTAAGACAGTTGGTCCTAGCAGTTTTCAAGTTACTCTTACTGATGAAAAAGGCAATGCGCGTGATGTGAAGATCCCGATTTTTGTTCAAAATCAAGAAGTAGCCAAAAGTAGTCAATACATTATATTTGGTAAGGACTTCGACGTTGCTGCAAAAGACTATCCTAAAACAGAGGAAGACCTGCTGGGACTAATTCGGGAAAAAGCAGAGTTAAAACTATGGCAGTATAACGAACTATCCGCTGATTTAATCGATAAAAGTCAATTGAACTTGTCGATAGGGACGTTACCGAAACCACCTGAACTCGCAGGTGCAGGGGTGTATGAAGTGACTGCTTCCTATGGCAGTGGGAACACTAAAGTAGATAAAAAGATCAAGGTTACGATTATCCAAAGCTTTGCTACGGTAAAAATCGCCTTTGTGGATGAAAATAACCAACCGATCGTGGATGATTTATCTTTTGAAGCAACGATTTCGGAGCGGATCGATCTAAGTCAAAATGCTCAAGTCATCGAAAAACTTAAAGCAGTCAAAGCATTGAACTATGTATTAGACACGCCACCATTAGATGAAAAAAATCTCTTGATCGTTCCAGAAGGCGTGACTCGTAAATATACATTTAAAGGAACCTTGTTTATTGAATCCGCACCGAATGCGATTGATTTCGGTGACCAAAAAGTGAGTGGGAAAAATAAAAAATTCAACGACCCAAATTATGATCAACATTTAGTTATTTGGGACAATCGCTCAACATTGGGCACATGGAAAATCACGTTGAAACAGTCACAAGATTTTAGTATTCCAGGGGACCCGTCACATCGACTACCAAACGCCCTAAGCTACCAGACAACGACGGGCGAGAAAGTAATTTCTACCGATGCTCAAGAAGTCTTTCGTTCAAAACACCAGACCACTGGAAAATATGATATTAGTGAAGAAACTTGGGGACCTGAAAAACAAGGACTACGTTTGAATGTTCCAGTCGGTTCTGTTAAACAAGTAGGAAAATATGAAACGACACTGACTTGGCAAATAGAAGAAGCCTATTAATGGAGGGAAGACTGTCATGAAAAAGCATCGAATTATTCGTTTTATTCTAACTCCTTTGATTTTTCTAGCCGTGTCTTTCGGTACAATCAACGAGGGCTGGGCAGCTGAAGAAGGTGGACAGGTACAAACAAATGCTGGGATTGTTTTTCAAAAAACGGATCCTTCAACACCGCAGACAAGTGATTCCACGCATAATGAACCGTCAAACAAAGAGAAAAAACCGACGGGTCGATTGCCAAATACAGGAGATTTAATAAAAATCAGTTTACTTTTCACGGGAGTTACGCTAAGTCTACTAGCACTGTTTCTTTTCTTTTGGAAGAAGAGAAGAACACTGAAAGGGGAGCGTGATTGAGATGAAGAGAAAACGATTCAGCGGCTTTCTACTGTTACTGGCTCTATTTGCAAGTCCAGTATCTGTCAAAGCAGATGCAACTGATTATTCAGGCGAGGGAACGATTGAATTTAATGGAAAACATCCAATACAAGTGATGGACCCTGAACACCCAGAAAAGCCAGCTGATCCTGGGGAAAGCCCTAATACAGATCGTCTATTACGATTTGATTTTGTTCCTCAAATCAATTTTTGGGAAGCAGCGATTTCTGATCAAGATCAAACGTATTATGGAAATGCACAGTTATTTAAAGACGACACGGGAGCGAGAGGGAATTTTATTCAAGTATCTGATTTTAGAAACGACAGTCCAGGCTGGACATTACAGCTAAAGCAAGAGACTCAGTTTCAAAATCACTTAGCTAAAAGTAAAGAGTTAAAGGGAGCTGTTTTGTCGTTTGACCAATCATGGGCAAATTCAATGAATGATCCTAAAACGGCTCCAACAGTTTCTAAAGAAGTTATTCGACTGTTGAATATAGGAGAAGTCTATAACTTAGCTGAAGCCAAACCAAATATGGGTGAGGGAACATGGTCGATCATCTTTGGCGCATCTGTGAACAATGATAAAAAACGAGCAGATACATTGAAGCCAAAATTGGATGAAAAAAACAATCCAATCACAGATCCAACGTTCAATAATCAACCAATCTATGAAAACCAAGCGATTTCTTTATTTGTACCTGGTAAAGCAGCAAAAGAACCAGGCAACTACCAAACGGTGTTAACTTGGATTTTATCCGAGCTACCATAAATCAACCAAATTCTAGGAGGAAACACACATGAAATTAACACACAAATTATGCGCAGCAACACTATTAGCAGTATTAGGAGCAGCAGTTGCATTACCAAATGCTGTACAGGCAGCAGAGGATCCATTAAATTGGAGCGGAAAAGGAACAATCAACTTTAGTGAAGATGACGGAGAAGACAAGCCAGTTGATCCAACAGACCCAACAAAACCGGTCGATCCTGAAAATCCAATCACAGAACCACCAGTCAATCCAGCTAAAGGACCGTTAAAAGTTATTGCGCTTACTGATTTGAATTTTGGCGACAATAAAGTAACACCAGCTTCTGGTAATGGGTGGGAATATACAGCGAAAGCTGCTGAAGTTGTCTATAAAGATGGTACAAAAGTAATTAGTCCAAACTTTGTACAATTCAAAGATACACGTGCAGATAACCAACCAAACAAACACACATTAACAGCAAAAGCGACAAAATTTACCAATACAGAAAAACAAGAATTAAAATCAGCGCAATTAAAATTTGGTAATGTGAAACTGATCAATGCAGCAGATCAAAATCAAGTGAACGCGGCTGGCGTTCCTGCAACGCAAGTTGTTGAAACAGATGGCACAACACCAACAACTTTTGTAACACAAGATGCAGCAGACAAAGGATTCGGTCAATTTATCCTACAATTTGGAGATAAGGCTGATAGTACTGAAGCGGATTCTGTAAAATTATGGGTTCCTTCAGCAGGCAATAAATTGTCAACAAGCAGCGGCTATTCTTCAACAATTACTTGGACGATCGCTGACGCAAGATAATCTAAGCAAGACATAAAAATAAAATCAAGAATGAGAACAAGTCCGTCATTAGTGGCGTTCTTGTTCTCATATAAAAGAAAGGCAGTATGGCATGAAAAAAAATTTCTTAACGTGGCTAGCAATTATTCTATACATAGGGATGAACAGTATCTTTCTATCCACAACAGGATTAGCTGCAGAAGATGACGGCAGTGGTTTCACGTACAAAGTCATTCAGCCTGAAAATCAACATAATAAAGAAGTCGGCTATTTTGACTTACGAATGACACCAGGTCAGGAGCAAACGGTCACGATCAAAATGAATAATAGCTCCTCCGAAGAAATCACCGTAGAAGTTGCACTAAATAGCGCTAAAACCAATACAAATGGTGTCATAGAATACGGCCCTTCAAAGCTAGAAAAAGATAAATCATTAAAATATGATTTTGCCAATCTAGTAAAGGGCGAAAAAACAGTTAAAATTCCAGCAAACCAAAGTATTGATTACCAAATAAACATAAAAATGCCGGATTCCCAATACGATGGGGTTATTTCTGGCGGAATCTATATGATTCAAAAAGGGCAAACTGAAAGCCAAGAAGCCATGATCAAAAATGAATATGGCTATTTAGTCGGCATGATTTTAACGGAAACTGATACGGCAATAAAACCAGAACTTAAACTTAATACAGTATTCGCTGAACAGCAGAATTATCGAAATGCAGTTTTTATCAATTATTCAAATACAAAACCTGTCTACATCGATGATATGACAGTCGATGTTCAAATCATGAAAAAGGGTTCAGACGAAGTTTTATATGATACCAAGCAAAATAAAATGAGAATGGCCCCTAACTCACAAATCAATTTTCCGATTTTGATGAATGGCGAAAAAATGGTTGCAGGCGATTATCGTGCGCATATTTTAGTCACGACTGAAAACAATGGAAAGTGGGACTGGGAACAAGAATTTAAAATCACCGATGAAGAAGCCGATAAATTTAACCAAGAAGATGTCAGTCTACTGCAAGAGAGTCGTATAAATTGGATTACAATCATTTTTATTGTGTTAGGTGTATTAGGAATCACGGTCATTATATTTTTTGCAGTTCGCTTTTTTAGAAAAAAGAACAAGAAAAAAGCTAGAAAGAAAAAGAAGTCAAGTATTAAAAAAAGATAATGTAATACTACAACGTTCAATCAACGACGTTGTTTAGTGATCCAAAAAAAAGGCAGAACTAAAGCAGACCATTGCTAAAACTGTCGATCTCTGGGGGATAGAAAAATGTCGATACTAGATTGGCTATTCATTGGGATACTTTCAACGGCTATCCTCTGTATTATTTTCGCAAGTGTTTTTTTAATTTCTTCATTTTTAACAAAAAAAGAGAGACTAAAATTAAAACAACTTCGACCAAAAAATAAAAAAAAGCGCAGGATTCTTAAAAAGAAATCACGTATGTTGATGAAAAAAGGCAAGAAGCAAATTCGCTTAGGCATGATGTTCTTACTTTTAGGAGTGGCTTTAGCAGGCGGAGCTGTGTTTTCTCGTTATCACCAAGCGACAAATTTAGGGGATCGTGACTCGGACGGAATTGTGGAAGGGTATTATTTGTTAAATAAAACATCAGAACAATTAGCATCAACGCAAGAAACATCAAATATTGAGAAGGCGAGAAAGAATGTCCGAGAATTGGCTGCAAAATTATCTGGATTTGGAATTCG
This sequence is a window from Enterococcus sp. 7F3_DIV0205. Protein-coding genes within it:
- a CDS encoding DUF916 and DUF3324 domain-containing protein — its product is MKKNFLTWLAIILYIGMNSIFLSTTGLAAEDDGSGFTYKVIQPENQHNKEVGYFDLRMTPGQEQTVTIKMNNSSSEEITVEVALNSAKTNTNGVIEYGPSKLEKDKSLKYDFANLVKGEKTVKIPANQSIDYQINIKMPDSQYDGVISGGIYMIQKGQTESQEAMIKNEYGYLVGMILTETDTAIKPELKLNTVFAEQQNYRNAVFINYSNTKPVYIDDMTVDVQIMKKGSDEVLYDTKQNKMRMAPNSQINFPILMNGEKMVAGDYRAHILVTTENNGKWDWEQEFKITDEEADKFNQEDVSLLQESRINWITIIFIVLGVLGITVIIFFAVRFFRKKNKKKARKKKKSSIKKR
- a CDS encoding WxL domain-containing protein; this encodes MKLTHKLCAATLLAVLGAAVALPNAVQAAEDPLNWSGKGTINFSEDDGEDKPVDPTDPTKPVDPENPITEPPVNPAKGPLKVIALTDLNFGDNKVTPASGNGWEYTAKAAEVVYKDGTKVISPNFVQFKDTRADNQPNKHTLTAKATKFTNTEKQELKSAQLKFGNVKLINAADQNQVNAAGVPATQVVETDGTTPTTFVTQDAADKGFGQFILQFGDKADSTEADSVKLWVPSAGNKLSTSSGYSSTITWTIADAR
- a CDS encoding LPXTG cell wall anchor domain-containing protein produces the protein MKKHRIIRFILTPLIFLAVSFGTINEGWAAEEGGQVQTNAGIVFQKTDPSTPQTSDSTHNEPSNKEKKPTGRLPNTGDLIKISLLFTGVTLSLLALFLFFWKKRRTLKGERD
- a CDS encoding WxL domain-containing protein, producing MKRKRFSGFLLLLALFASPVSVKADATDYSGEGTIEFNGKHPIQVMDPEHPEKPADPGESPNTDRLLRFDFVPQINFWEAAISDQDQTYYGNAQLFKDDTGARGNFIQVSDFRNDSPGWTLQLKQETQFQNHLAKSKELKGAVLSFDQSWANSMNDPKTAPTVSKEVIRLLNIGEVYNLAEAKPNMGEGTWSIIFGASVNNDKKRADTLKPKLDEKNNPITDPTFNNQPIYENQAISLFVPGKAAKEPGNYQTVLTWILSELP
- a CDS encoding lectin-like domain-containing protein translates to MLNKVKKLIFTAIVFTLVCIPLKAEALGYVDAPQSVPLDQIFVTPKGANSYVEGNNVVITDKKVSQIGSIFSTEQNKMDLSKDFYSEMYIYIDGDADGIAYVMHNDPDKIANFSGLVGSGLSIYGDKVVYGSPNKVGGKQLKNSFAIEFDTYFNGDSYDSGLNKNSDKGHIAYSFPDKLSSYKYKSPSTSITGINHSGLQYPTFKLGDGQWRLLKIQWTAWNASNVGNLTYTFGDLASVSVPISRDTFGTDSVYWGFTGSTGALSEKAVVAFKSVPGLVNYTENVEFMNTEGKKIQSITQDSEVTVHYSGQYTGGKQNMIQPTFKFALSPNQVYQQGTLLLNGVPATPTYINNELAIPLSKDLSATNPIVDIQFKVKDTKVTNDTKLTLTAQAVAKNIISGKDASYDITYDFEAPIGFGKLTFIDAGDSKAISDASDYSTFLLHYEDDFSPKDKIKITLKAGQDIESVVKTVGPSSFQVTLTDEKGNARDVKIPIFVQNQEVAKSSQYIIFGKDFDVAAKDYPKTEEDLLGLIREKAELKLWQYNELSADLIDKSQLNLSIGTLPKPPELAGAGVYEVTASYGSGNTKVDKKIKVTIIQSFATVKIAFVDENNQPIVDDLSFEATISERIDLSQNAQVIEKLKAVKALNYVLDTPPLDEKNLLIVPEGVTRKYTFKGTLFIESAPNAIDFGDQKVSGKNKKFNDPNYDQHLVIWDNRSTLGTWKITLKQSQDFSIPGDPSHRLPNALSYQTTTGEKVISTDAQEVFRSKHQTTGKYDISEETWGPEKQGLRLNVPVGSVKQVGKYETTLTWQIEEAY